A single window of Salvia splendens isolate huo1 chromosome 6, SspV2, whole genome shotgun sequence DNA harbors:
- the LOC121809334 gene encoding carboxymethylenebutenolidase homolog, which yields MGLGSAPLSTVPPIYKLHKNHFRPATRAFPAALRFVQKSIAYSWNERRQKLAVGCSQMSVDKGIIDEACELVNGTELTIEDEGEVIPAYLFTAVKNNNGTGILLLSDIFGFHDSATTDFAYRVACNGYNVLVPDLFRGDSWRKDRPQALLEEWIAKQKPEHMTRAIFASARWIKDELAAAGISNKLGIIGFCFGGGRVIDIIAQDQDAYFGSGVSFYGTRIDSSVASKIKVPLLLITGDEDALCPITKLEEITKRNDSAKVVVFNGRGHGFVHRPTAEEDADAEEAFNIMRNWLHDGLLVQK from the exons ATGGGTTTGGGTTCAGCTCCCCTTTCTACAGTTCCACCAATCTATAAGCTGCACAAGAATCACTTCAGACCAGCAACCAGAGCCTTCCCCGCTGCCCTTCGTT TTGTGCAGAAAAGCATTGCATATTCATGGAATGAGAGAAGGCAGAAATTGGCAGTAGGATGCAGCCAAATGAGTGTAGACAAGGGCATAATCGACGAAGCCTGTGAATTAGTGAATGGAACAGAGCTAACAATTGAAGACGAAGGAGAAGTAATACCAGCTTACCTATTCACAGCAGTCAAAAACAACAACGGCACAGGCATTTTGCTCCTCTCTGACATCTTCGGTTTTCATGACTCTGCTACCACAGATTTTGCTTATCGTGTTGCTTGCAATGGTTACAA TGTTCTAGTTCCTGACCTGTTTAGAGGGGATTCATGGAGAAAAGACAGGCCACAGGCTCTGCTTGAAGAGTGGATCGCCAAGCAGAAGCCAGAACACATGACACGAGCTATATTTGCATCAGCAAGATGGATAAAGGATGAACTTGCAGCTGCAGGGATATCAAACAAGCTAGGGATCATTGGATTCTGCTTTGGAGGTGGTAGAGTTATAGATATTATAGCTCAAGATCAGGATGCATATTTTGGCTCTGGAGTCTCATTTTATGGTACTAGGATTGACTCTTCTGTTGCTAGCAAGATAAAGGTACCTCTGCTATTAATCACAGGTGATGAGGATGCACTATGCCCAATCACTAAATTGGAGGAAATTACAAAGAGGAATGATAGTGCAAAGGTGGTTGTCTTCAACGGGAGAGGTCATGGTTTCGTCCATAGGCCAACCGCAGAAGAAGATGCAGATGCAGAGGAAGCTTTTAATATAATGAGAAACTGGTTACATGATGGTTTGCTTGTACAAAAATGA